CTGATTTATCGATAGCATCACCATATATCTTGACACTCTGTCCAACCTTTACTTTTGGCAAATCAGCTTCTTTTATATCTGCCTTTACAACTAAATCCTTTATATCTACAATCCGCATTGCCGGTGTCATGGTGTTTGTATAGGACCCTTTTTCTACATTTATTTCACTGACAACACCATCAATAGGACTTTTTGCTGTATCACTTATATTATTTGTAACAACATCTATAAGTTTATCATTTTTTTCAACAGTCTGACCAACTTCAACATATATTTTATCTACCTTTGAAGGTACGGGAAAATTTATATCTGCACTATTTTTTGCATCAATTACACCATTTGCTGTTACAATTGAAGATATATTGCCGTTTTCAATCTTTTTAGTTTCTACATTGAATGTCTTTCCATTTCCAGTCGCAAGCGCACTTTTATTCTTTTTACTTTGATAAATATTTGCTGCAACAAATAAAACTATCAAAATTATTACAAAACTGCCTATCCAAAATTTTTTCTTCATTATATATATCCTCCATATTTATGACAATTTCAAGCTGTTAGCAGATAAAAGAATCATCACAATATATACAGCGGATACTACTGA
This is a stretch of genomic DNA from Aceticella autotrophica. It encodes these proteins:
- a CDS encoding efflux RND transporter periplasmic adaptor subunit; the encoded protein is MKKKFWIGSFVIILIVLFVAANIYQSKKNKSALATGNGKTFNVETKKIENGNISSIVTANGVIDAKNSADINFPVPSKVDKIYVEVGQTVEKNDKLIDVVTNNISDTAKSPIDGVVSEINVEKGSYTNTMTPAMRIVDIKDLVVKADIKEADLPKVKVGQSVKIYGDAIDKSENITGKVLSIAPVATQQKTSTGAQTVIQATISVDKLNSIIRPGLNVSCDILTSEKKDVPLLSLDMLMEDKDGNQYVYKVDSNNIIHKQGIKLGIVSDFNAEILSGLKSGDAVIIDPQPNLTDGSKAIVTNNKK